The Geothrix sp. genome window below encodes:
- a CDS encoding N-6 DNA methylase, which translates to MFEQTFKNIDDILRKDAGCTSELDYTEQSSWLLFLKYLDALEQDKATEAALEGKSYAFILDKPYRWGTWAAPKGKDGKLDHNAALTGDDLRDFVNLKLFPYLHAFKQKASGPNTTEYKIGEIFGEIKNRIHSGYNLREVIDLVDELRFHSQKEKHELSHLYEAKIKNMGNAGRNGGEYYTPRSLIRAIIQVVQPKIGERIYDPALGSAGFLCESFEFLKKKHGLTTADLTTLQKRTFYGKEKKSLAYVIGIMNMILHGIEAPNIIHTNTLAENLADIQEKDRYDIVLANPPFGGKERQEVQQNFPIRTGETAYLFLQHFIKSLKAGGRAGIVIKNTFLSNTDNASVSLRKKLLEECNLHTILDCPGGTFQGAGVKTVVLFFEKGAPTQKVWYYQLRPGRNMGKTNPLNDEDLVEFLALQKTRADSPKSWSVPMNTLDQVTFDLSVKNPNGGEEVTLRSPEDILDEIAALDAESAEVLATIRGLLS; encoded by the coding sequence ATGTTTGAGCAGACCTTCAAGAACATCGACGACATCCTGCGCAAGGACGCGGGGTGCACCAGCGAGTTGGACTACACCGAGCAGTCCTCTTGGCTGCTGTTTCTGAAGTATCTCGATGCCTTGGAGCAGGACAAGGCCACGGAAGCGGCCCTGGAGGGGAAGTCCTACGCCTTCATCCTCGACAAGCCCTACCGCTGGGGGACTTGGGCGGCACCGAAGGGCAAGGACGGAAAGCTGGATCACAACGCCGCCCTGACCGGCGACGACCTGCGCGACTTCGTGAACCTGAAACTCTTCCCCTACCTGCACGCCTTCAAGCAGAAGGCTAGCGGGCCGAACACCACGGAATACAAGATCGGAGAGATCTTCGGTGAGATCAAGAACCGCATTCATAGCGGCTACAACCTGCGCGAGGTCATCGATCTGGTGGATGAGCTGCGGTTCCACTCTCAGAAGGAGAAGCACGAACTCTCCCACCTCTACGAGGCGAAGATCAAAAACATGGGCAATGCCGGGCGCAACGGTGGCGAGTACTACACGCCTCGGTCGCTAATCCGGGCCATCATCCAGGTTGTGCAGCCGAAGATCGGGGAGCGCATCTACGATCCGGCTTTGGGGTCCGCGGGCTTCCTCTGCGAGTCCTTCGAATTCCTGAAGAAGAAGCATGGGCTCACCACGGCGGATCTGACCACCCTCCAGAAGCGCACTTTCTACGGCAAGGAGAAGAAGAGCCTGGCCTATGTCATCGGGATCATGAACATGATCCTGCACGGCATCGAGGCCCCAAACATCATCCACACGAACACCCTGGCCGAGAACCTTGCCGACATCCAGGAGAAGGACCGCTACGACATTGTGCTGGCCAATCCGCCCTTCGGGGGGAAGGAGCGCCAGGAGGTCCAGCAGAACTTCCCCATCCGGACGGGCGAGACGGCCTACCTGTTCCTCCAGCACTTCATCAAGAGCCTGAAGGCCGGGGGCCGGGCGGGCATCGTCATTAAGAACACCTTCCTCAGCAACACGGACAACGCCTCCGTGTCCCTGCGGAAGAAGCTGCTGGAGGAGTGCAACCTCCATACGATCCTAGACTGCCCTGGCGGCACCTTCCAGGGCGCGGGCGTGAAGACTGTGGTGTTGTTCTTCGAGAAGGGCGCGCCCACCCAGAAGGTCTGGTACTACCAGCTTCGGCCGGGGCGGAACATGGGGAAAACCAACCCCCTGAACGACGAAGACCTGGTTGAGTTTCTGGCCTTGCAGAAGACCCGCGCAGACTCACCCAAGTCCTGGTCCGTGCCCATGAACACCCTCGACCAGGTCACATTCGATCTATCGGTGAAGAACCCCAATGGTGGCGAGGAAGTCACCCTTCGGAGTCCCGAGGACATCCTCGATGAGATCGCGGCCCTAGATGCAGAGAGCGCCGAGGTCCTGGCGACCATCCGGGGTTTGTTGTCATGA
- the hsdR gene encoding EcoAI/FtnUII family type I restriction enzme subunit R → MNEAETRAEHIDPALKAAGWGVVEGSRILREYGITQGRLQGGGQRAKAEIADYVLVYRNTKLAVVEAKAWDKPYTEGVGQAKSYAAKLAVRFTYATNGQAIYGMDMALGQEGDVPAFPSPDELWDWTYAEANAWRDRFAAVPFEDKGGSHPGRYYQDIAIERALEAIAAGKDRLLLNLATGTGKTFIAFQIAWKLFQSRWSLSGEPTRRPRILFLADRNILANQAYNAFSAFPEDALVRIAPDEIRKKGKVPKNGSIFFTIFQTFMSGPGDTPYFGEYPPDFFDFIVIDECHRGGAKDESTWRSILDYFAPAVKLGLTATPKRTDNVDTYAYFGEPVFAYSLKEGINDGFLTPFKVKQISTTLDEYVYTPDDILLEGVAEEGKRYTESDFNRIIEIKEREDYRVRLFMDLIHQDEKTLVFCASQPHALAVRDLINQVSRSTNPLYCVRVTANDGALGEQYLRDFQDNEKTIPTILTTSQKLSTGVDARNVRNIVLMRPVNSMIEFKQIIGRGTRLFEGKDYFTIYDFVQAHHHFNDPEWDGEPEELETEDGKGPSRQVERAAPDPKPEGEEPERKQKTRIKLADGKERTIQHMLSTTFWSADGRPMSAAQFLENLFGALPAFFKNEAELRAIWSKPDTRKALLTGLSDQGYGRDTMTEMQRIIEAENSDLFDVLAYVAFALSPRTREARADQAKVLIHDSYSDKQRAFLEFVLAQYVKQGVDELDQEKLSPLLRLKYHDAISDAVADLGSVEEIRDAFSGFQRFLYESVG, encoded by the coding sequence GTGAACGAAGCCGAAACCCGAGCTGAGCACATCGACCCCGCGCTGAAGGCGGCGGGGTGGGGCGTGGTCGAGGGCAGCCGCATCCTGCGGGAATACGGGATCACCCAGGGGCGGCTTCAGGGCGGCGGCCAGCGGGCCAAGGCTGAGATCGCGGACTATGTGCTGGTCTACCGCAACACCAAGTTGGCCGTGGTGGAGGCCAAGGCCTGGGACAAGCCCTACACCGAGGGCGTGGGCCAGGCCAAGAGCTACGCCGCCAAGCTGGCGGTCCGCTTCACCTACGCCACCAACGGCCAGGCAATCTACGGCATGGACATGGCCCTGGGGCAGGAAGGGGATGTGCCCGCCTTCCCCAGCCCTGATGAACTCTGGGACTGGACCTATGCCGAAGCGAATGCCTGGCGGGACCGCTTCGCCGCCGTGCCCTTTGAGGACAAGGGCGGCTCCCACCCGGGCCGCTACTACCAGGACATCGCGATCGAGCGGGCCCTGGAAGCCATCGCAGCCGGGAAGGACCGCCTCCTGCTCAACCTGGCCACCGGCACGGGCAAGACCTTCATCGCCTTCCAGATCGCCTGGAAGCTCTTCCAGAGCCGGTGGAGCCTTAGCGGGGAACCCACCCGGCGCCCCCGCATCCTCTTCCTGGCGGACCGGAACATCCTGGCGAACCAAGCCTACAACGCCTTCTCGGCCTTCCCGGAGGACGCGCTGGTCCGCATCGCCCCCGATGAGATCCGCAAGAAGGGCAAGGTCCCAAAGAACGGCAGCATCTTCTTCACCATCTTCCAGACCTTCATGAGCGGCCCCGGTGACACGCCCTACTTCGGGGAGTATCCGCCCGACTTCTTCGACTTCATCGTGATCGACGAATGCCACAGGGGCGGGGCCAAGGACGAGAGTACCTGGCGGAGCATCCTCGACTACTTCGCCCCGGCGGTGAAGCTGGGCCTCACGGCTACACCCAAGCGCACGGACAATGTGGACACCTACGCCTACTTCGGGGAGCCGGTGTTCGCCTATTCGCTGAAGGAAGGCATCAACGATGGCTTCCTCACGCCCTTCAAAGTGAAGCAGATCAGCACCACGCTGGACGAATATGTCTACACGCCGGACGACATCCTGCTGGAAGGGGTGGCCGAAGAAGGGAAGCGCTACACCGAGTCGGACTTCAACCGGATCATCGAGATCAAGGAGCGCGAAGACTATCGGGTGCGGCTCTTCATGGACCTGATCCACCAGGATGAGAAGACCTTGGTGTTCTGCGCCAGCCAACCCCACGCGCTGGCGGTGCGCGATCTCATCAACCAGGTGAGCCGCAGCACCAACCCCCTCTACTGCGTCCGGGTCACGGCCAACGATGGGGCCCTGGGCGAGCAGTACCTGCGCGACTTCCAGGACAACGAAAAGACCATCCCCACCATCCTGACCACCTCCCAGAAGCTATCGACCGGGGTGGATGCGCGGAATGTCCGCAACATCGTCCTCATGCGCCCTGTGAACTCCATGATCGAGTTCAAGCAGATCATCGGGCGAGGCACGCGGCTCTTCGAGGGCAAGGATTACTTCACCATCTACGACTTCGTGCAGGCCCACCACCACTTCAACGATCCCGAGTGGGACGGGGAGCCGGAGGAGCTTGAAACAGAAGACGGGAAAGGCCCATCGCGGCAGGTGGAACGGGCTGCCCCCGATCCCAAGCCCGAGGGGGAGGAGCCTGAGCGGAAGCAAAAGACCCGCATCAAGCTTGCGGATGGGAAGGAACGGACCATCCAGCACATGCTGTCCACCACCTTCTGGAGCGCGGACGGGCGGCCCATGTCGGCGGCGCAGTTCCTGGAGAATCTGTTCGGGGCCCTGCCAGCCTTCTTCAAGAACGAGGCCGAACTGAGGGCCATCTGGAGCAAGCCTGATACCCGGAAGGCCCTCCTGACTGGACTTTCGGACCAGGGCTATGGCCGGGACACCATGACCGAGATGCAGCGGATCATCGAGGCCGAGAACAGCGACCTGTTCGATGTGCTGGCCTATGTCGCCTTCGCCCTGAGCCCCCGAACCCGTGAGGCCCGTGCCGACCAGGCCAAGGTCCTCATCCACGACAGCTACTCCGACAAGCAGCGGGCCTTCCTGGAGTTCGTCCTGGCCCAGTATGTGAAGCAGGGCGTGGACGAACTCGACCAGGAGAAGCTCTCGCCCCTGCTCAGGCTGAAGTATCACGACGCTATTTCAGATGCCGTGGCTGACCTGGGCAGCGTGGAGGAGATCCGGGATGCGTTTTCGGGATTCCAGCGATTCTTGTACGAGTCGGTGGGGTAG
- a CDS encoding restriction endonuclease subunit S, whose protein sequence is MSPWPMKNLGDVCQVVGGGTPSISIARYYEGQIPWATVRDLRSDIVTETERSITEEAVRNSAANIIPSGNVVIATRVGLGKVCIIKQDTAINQDLRGIIPNDPTKISTRFLYYWFKRVAHLIVGEGTGATVQGVKVPFIKALQLPIPPFSEQQRIVTILNIAFEGIDTAKANAEKNLQNAYEVFESERESKLSGNKSGWRSAPLSELCSIKHGFAFQGEHFRSEGRYVLLTPGNFIEAGGYRDRGEKQKYYIGEVPDGFILSKGDLLIAMTEQAAGLLGSPILVPASDRFLHNQRLGLVNGNPGVPWCNEFFFHVFNTKGLRAAVHASGSGVKVRHTSPSKIGDVIVSYPTKVATQLEIAEAIQALQDECDKLASNYSQKLEALDELKQSLLHRAFNGDL, encoded by the coding sequence ATGAGCCCATGGCCTATGAAGAATTTGGGAGATGTCTGCCAAGTCGTTGGAGGCGGGACACCCTCAATTTCAATCGCCAGATATTACGAGGGGCAGATTCCATGGGCCACAGTGCGGGATCTGCGATCGGACATCGTCACAGAAACAGAACGAAGCATCACCGAGGAAGCCGTTAGGAATAGTGCCGCAAACATAATCCCAAGCGGGAATGTGGTGATCGCAACCAGGGTTGGCCTGGGGAAGGTCTGCATTATTAAGCAGGACACTGCGATAAATCAGGACCTGCGTGGAATCATTCCGAATGACCCGACCAAAATTTCTACCCGGTTTCTCTACTACTGGTTCAAGCGAGTGGCGCACCTGATTGTTGGGGAGGGAACCGGAGCCACGGTACAAGGGGTGAAAGTCCCATTCATCAAGGCACTTCAGCTTCCTATCCCACCATTCTCGGAGCAGCAGCGTATCGTCACCATCCTAAACATAGCTTTCGAGGGCATTGACACCGCCAAGGCCAACGCCGAGAAGAACCTTCAGAACGCATATGAGGTGTTCGAGAGCGAACGAGAGTCCAAGCTGTCCGGGAATAAATCAGGATGGCGTTCAGCCCCGCTCTCGGAGCTTTGCAGCATCAAACATGGATTCGCATTCCAAGGGGAGCACTTCAGGTCCGAGGGAAGGTATGTCTTGCTTACTCCAGGCAATTTTATCGAGGCTGGTGGCTACCGAGATAGGGGTGAGAAGCAGAAGTATTACATTGGTGAGGTCCCTGATGGTTTCATCTTGTCCAAAGGCGATCTTCTCATTGCGATGACAGAACAGGCCGCTGGCCTGCTGGGCAGCCCTATCCTGGTTCCAGCGTCTGATAGGTTTTTACACAACCAGCGATTGGGGCTTGTTAATGGGAATCCAGGTGTTCCCTGGTGTAACGAGTTCTTCTTCCATGTCTTCAACACCAAAGGACTTCGTGCGGCCGTTCACGCAAGTGGCTCTGGGGTAAAGGTCCGACACACTTCTCCCTCCAAAATTGGCGATGTGATTGTGTCTTACCCAACAAAGGTCGCGACGCAATTGGAGATAGCGGAAGCCATCCAGGCATTACAAGATGAATGCGATAAGCTGGCTAGTAACTACTCTCAGAAGCTAGAAGCCCTGGATGAGCTTAAGCAGTCCCTCCTTCACCGCGCCTTCAACGGCGACCTGTGA
- a CDS encoding prolyl oligopeptidase family serine peptidase: MRILPMALAITTALSAQTPLTYPATRKAEVVEDFFGTKVADPYRWLEDDNSAETKAWVEAQNKVTFGYLEQIPARAKIQERITRLWDFEKFSAPFKRGKRYFYSYNTGLQNQSVLFVTEDPKAKGRVLLDPNALSKDGTVALSGASFTEDGRLMAYSISVAGSDWQTWKVRDVATGQDLADEIRWSKASGASWLKDGSGFFYSRYEAPKEGGALTGVNNNHMLCFHKLGTPQSEDVLIYQRPDQPEWYLGGSVTEDGRWLVIYGSKGTNPETSVFLKDLSRPGSPVEPFLDRMDASYGVVDNEGDRFFVTTNQGAPRNRLVAIRKGHADPAAWAEIIPQAKGKDVLESVSLVGGRFVATWMRDAHSAVEFYDLKGKKTGTLALPALGTAGGFGGRREDAETFYTFGSFAYPGTIYRLDLKTGKSSVFRTPKVAFKPADFEVKQVFYSSKDGTKIPMFLVHKKGLKLDGQNPTLLYGYGGFNISLTPGFSVSRMVWLEMGGVFAMPNLRGGGEYGLEWYDAGRKDKKQNVFDDFIAAAEWLIAHKITSTPKLAINGGSNGGLLVGACLTQRPDLFGAAVPEVGVMDMLRFHKFTLGWGWKSDYGSSETKEGFDTLMKYSPLHTIKPGVKYPPTLVTTGDHDDRVVPAHSHKFTATLQAAQAGPAPILTRIETSAGHGAGKPTAKAIAERADVYAFLVKNLGMKP, translated from the coding sequence ATGAGGATTCTTCCCATGGCCCTCGCCATCACCACCGCCCTGTCCGCCCAGACTCCCCTGACCTATCCGGCCACCCGAAAGGCCGAAGTTGTGGAGGATTTCTTCGGCACGAAAGTGGCCGATCCCTACCGCTGGCTTGAGGATGACAACAGCGCCGAAACCAAGGCCTGGGTGGAGGCTCAGAACAAGGTGACCTTCGGCTACCTGGAGCAGATCCCCGCGCGGGCGAAGATCCAGGAGCGCATCACCCGCCTTTGGGACTTCGAGAAGTTCAGCGCGCCCTTCAAGCGCGGCAAGCGGTATTTCTACTCCTACAACACCGGGCTCCAGAACCAGTCCGTCCTGTTCGTCACCGAGGATCCCAAGGCCAAGGGCCGGGTGCTGCTCGATCCCAACGCCCTGAGCAAGGACGGCACCGTGGCCCTCAGCGGCGCGAGCTTCACGGAGGATGGCCGACTCATGGCGTACTCCATCTCCGTCGCCGGCTCCGACTGGCAGACCTGGAAAGTCCGCGATGTGGCCACGGGCCAGGATCTGGCCGATGAGATCCGCTGGTCCAAGGCCAGCGGGGCCTCCTGGCTGAAGGATGGCAGCGGCTTCTTCTACAGCCGCTACGAGGCCCCCAAGGAGGGCGGGGCGCTCACCGGCGTCAACAACAACCACATGCTCTGCTTCCACAAGCTGGGCACGCCCCAGAGCGAGGATGTCCTCATCTACCAGCGCCCCGACCAGCCTGAGTGGTACCTGGGTGGGTCCGTGACGGAGGATGGCCGCTGGCTGGTCATCTACGGCAGCAAGGGCACGAACCCTGAAACCAGCGTGTTCCTCAAGGATCTGTCCCGGCCCGGCAGCCCCGTGGAGCCCTTCCTGGACCGCATGGACGCGTCCTACGGCGTGGTGGACAACGAGGGCGACCGCTTCTTCGTGACCACCAACCAGGGCGCGCCGCGCAACCGCCTGGTGGCCATCCGCAAGGGGCACGCCGATCCGGCCGCCTGGGCCGAGATCATTCCCCAGGCCAAGGGCAAAGATGTGCTGGAATCCGTGTCGCTGGTGGGGGGCCGCTTCGTCGCCACCTGGATGCGGGATGCCCATTCCGCCGTGGAGTTCTACGACCTCAAGGGCAAGAAGACAGGCACCCTGGCCCTGCCGGCGCTGGGCACGGCGGGCGGATTTGGCGGACGCCGCGAAGATGCCGAGACCTTCTACACCTTCGGCAGCTTCGCCTATCCCGGAACCATCTACCGTCTGGATCTGAAGACGGGAAAGAGCTCCGTCTTCCGCACGCCGAAGGTGGCCTTCAAACCCGCGGACTTCGAGGTGAAGCAGGTCTTCTACTCCAGCAAGGACGGCACGAAGATCCCCATGTTCCTGGTGCACAAGAAGGGGCTCAAGCTCGACGGCCAGAACCCCACGCTGCTCTACGGCTATGGCGGATTCAACATCTCGCTCACGCCCGGGTTCTCCGTGTCCCGGATGGTCTGGCTGGAGATGGGCGGAGTCTTTGCCATGCCCAACCTGCGCGGCGGCGGCGAGTACGGCCTGGAGTGGTACGACGCCGGAAGGAAGGACAAGAAGCAGAATGTCTTCGACGATTTCATCGCGGCCGCTGAGTGGCTCATCGCCCACAAGATCACCTCCACGCCGAAATTGGCCATCAACGGCGGCAGCAACGGCGGCCTGCTGGTGGGTGCCTGCCTGACCCAGCGCCCCGACCTCTTCGGCGCGGCCGTGCCTGAGGTCGGCGTCATGGACATGCTGCGCTTCCACAAGTTCACCCTGGGCTGGGGCTGGAAGAGCGACTACGGCAGCAGCGAGACGAAGGAGGGCTTCGACACCCTCATGAAATATTCGCCCCTGCACACCATCAAGCCGGGCGTGAAGTATCCGCCGACCCTCGTCACCACCGGCGACCACGATGACCGGGTGGTGCCCGCCCACAGCCACAAGTTCACGGCCACCCTCCAGGCGGCCCAGGCGGGTCCGGCGCCCATCCTCACCCGCATCGAGACGAGTGCGGGCCACGGGGCCGGCAAGCCCACCGCCAAGGCCATCGCCGAGCGGGCCGATGTCTATGCCTTCCTCGTGAAGAACCTGGGCATGAAGCCCTGA
- a CDS encoding PhoH family protein codes for MRAALEVSLVPPSSKKVFVLDTNVLLHDPNSILHFQEHDVVLPIVVIEEVDHFKKDQTEIGRNARTVSRMLDKLRASGSLSRGVPLEGGGSLKVDVENHPLDIGILSADKHKADNQILACAKQLLTTCKEKVVLVTKDTNLRIKADAIGILAEDYTTDRVEMDELYTGHKSWEVDPAKVDLLYDGGLQPDPELQLEPNQFLTLVDQTNPSHTALARFMAGEGLLRPLKRMEAWPWGIKPRNREQQFAMELLLDPNVQVVTLLGKAGTGKTLLAIAAGLQQVVDDESYDKILVSRPVMPMGRDLGYLPGDISEKLRPYMQPIYDNLEFIVGANTEARKRTTMTAGQLEEAGYLSVEPLTYIRGRSIPKQYLVVDEAQNLTPHEVKTILTRAGEGTKVIFTGDPHQIDNPYVDASTNGLSFLAEHFKHLDVSGHVTLMKGERSKLAELASNLL; via the coding sequence GTGCGTGCAGCCCTGGAGGTCTCTTTGGTCCCGCCATCCAGCAAGAAAGTCTTCGTCCTGGATACGAATGTCCTCCTGCACGATCCGAACTCCATCCTCCATTTCCAAGAACACGATGTGGTGCTGCCCATCGTGGTGATCGAGGAAGTGGATCACTTCAAGAAGGATCAGACTGAAATCGGGCGGAACGCCCGTACGGTTTCGCGCATGCTGGACAAGCTTCGGGCCAGCGGGAGCCTCAGCCGGGGCGTGCCCCTGGAGGGTGGCGGCTCCCTCAAGGTGGATGTGGAGAACCATCCCCTGGACATCGGCATCCTGTCCGCGGACAAGCACAAAGCCGACAACCAGATCCTGGCCTGTGCCAAGCAGCTCCTCACCACCTGCAAAGAGAAGGTGGTCCTGGTCACCAAAGACACCAACCTCCGCATCAAGGCCGATGCCATCGGCATCCTGGCCGAGGACTACACCACCGACCGGGTGGAGATGGACGAACTCTACACCGGCCACAAGTCCTGGGAAGTGGATCCCGCCAAGGTGGACCTGCTCTATGACGGCGGCCTCCAGCCCGACCCTGAGCTGCAACTCGAACCCAACCAGTTCCTAACCTTGGTGGACCAAACCAACCCCAGCCACACCGCCCTGGCCCGGTTCATGGCCGGCGAGGGGCTCCTGCGCCCCCTGAAGCGCATGGAGGCCTGGCCCTGGGGCATCAAGCCCAGGAACCGCGAACAGCAGTTCGCCATGGAGCTGCTCCTGGATCCCAATGTCCAGGTGGTCACCCTCCTGGGCAAGGCGGGCACCGGTAAGACCCTGCTGGCCATTGCCGCGGGCCTCCAGCAGGTGGTGGATGACGAGTCCTACGACAAGATCCTCGTGAGCCGCCCGGTCATGCCCATGGGCCGCGACCTGGGTTACCTGCCCGGCGACATCAGTGAAAAGCTGCGGCCCTACATGCAGCCCATCTACGACAACCTCGAGTTCATCGTGGGCGCCAACACCGAGGCCCGGAAGCGCACCACCATGACGGCGGGCCAGCTGGAGGAGGCGGGCTACCTCAGCGTGGAGCCCCTCACCTACATCCGGGGTCGCAGCATCCCCAAGCAGTACCTGGTGGTGGACGAGGCCCAGAACCTCACGCCCCACGAGGTCAAGACCATCCTCACCCGGGCTGGCGAAGGCACCAAGGTCATCTTCACGGGCGATCCGCATCAGATCGACAACCCCTATGTGGACGCCAGCACCAACGGCCTGAGCTTCCTGGCGGAACACTTCAAGCACCTCGATGTTTCCGGCCATGTCACCCTGATGAAGGGCGAGCGCAGCAAGCTGGCCGAGCTCGCGAGCAACCTGCTGTAG
- a CDS encoding prolyl oligopeptidase family serine peptidase gives MPRSLPRTCLLLALAATALVGQMPPSQAPLAYPATRKGDVVDDYHGTKVADPYRWLEDDHSAETAAWVEAQNKVTQAYLAQIPERKAIETRMTHLWNYEKYGAPSKHGKYYIYSYNSGLQNQAVVYLTERLEEKGRVFFDPNALSKDGTVSLGGMRFSEDGAFVAYSLSKGGSDVSTWKVRKVATGEDLPDAFPAGRLGVNAWAKDGSGFYYTDYPKVEAGKALTAVYKNQKLFFHKLGDPIEKDAVVYERPDQPDWGFGAAVTDDGHWLVISQRQGTERKNRVFLKDLRKAGSPVVPLFNQYDGAYAILGNDGDTFYVHTDAGAPRHRIVAVDLKDPQPKAWKDLIPEGKGRDVLAAADLFGNTFAVTWKIDALNIVKLYDLKGRFLKEIKAGGLGNLSGFNGRRQDTETFYTFTSYNQPPTLYRYDLKTGTSTVFRQPKVDIKPTDFEVKEVFYPSKDGTKVPMFLAHKKGLKPDGTNPTLLYAYGGFNIAQSPNYSPVAQVWMEMGGVYAVACLRGGSEYGKTWWEAGRRETKQNVFDDFIAAGEWLIKEKYTSTPKLAIHGGSNGGLLVGACMTQRPDLFGACLPAVGVMDMLRYHTFTIGWMWKSDYMSSDTPEGFANLIKYSPLHNLKPGVKYPPTLVTTGDHDDRVVPAHSHKFIATLQADQAGPAPVLTRIETNAGHGAGKPTAKQIAERADQWAFLVKNLGMKLPAGFGQ, from the coding sequence ATGCCGCGATCCCTGCCCCGAACCTGCCTGCTGCTGGCCCTCGCCGCCACGGCCCTGGTGGGTCAGATGCCCCCGTCTCAGGCGCCACTGGCCTATCCCGCCACCCGCAAGGGCGATGTGGTGGATGACTACCATGGCACCAAGGTGGCCGATCCCTACCGCTGGCTGGAGGATGATCACTCCGCCGAGACCGCCGCCTGGGTGGAGGCCCAGAACAAGGTGACCCAGGCCTACCTCGCGCAGATTCCGGAGCGGAAGGCCATCGAAACCCGGATGACGCACCTCTGGAACTACGAGAAGTACGGCGCACCCAGCAAGCACGGAAAGTACTACATCTATTCCTACAACTCGGGACTCCAGAACCAGGCCGTCGTCTACCTTACGGAACGCCTCGAGGAGAAGGGTCGGGTGTTCTTCGATCCCAACGCCCTGAGCAAGGACGGCACCGTGTCCCTCGGGGGCATGCGCTTCAGCGAGGATGGCGCCTTCGTGGCCTACAGCCTGTCCAAGGGCGGCTCTGATGTGAGCACCTGGAAGGTGCGCAAGGTGGCCACGGGCGAAGACCTGCCGGATGCCTTCCCGGCCGGGCGCCTGGGCGTGAATGCCTGGGCGAAGGATGGCAGCGGCTTCTACTACACCGACTACCCGAAGGTGGAGGCGGGGAAGGCCCTCACCGCCGTCTACAAGAATCAGAAGCTGTTCTTCCACAAGCTGGGTGATCCCATCGAGAAGGATGCGGTGGTTTACGAGCGCCCCGATCAGCCCGACTGGGGTTTCGGCGCTGCCGTGACCGACGATGGCCACTGGCTGGTGATCTCCCAGCGCCAGGGCACCGAGCGGAAGAATCGCGTCTTCCTGAAGGATCTCCGGAAGGCCGGCAGTCCTGTCGTTCCCCTGTTCAACCAGTACGATGGCGCCTACGCCATCCTGGGCAACGACGGCGACACCTTCTATGTGCATACCGATGCCGGCGCTCCGCGCCACCGCATCGTGGCCGTGGACCTCAAGGATCCGCAGCCGAAGGCCTGGAAGGACCTCATTCCGGAAGGGAAGGGGCGGGATGTCCTCGCGGCGGCGGATCTCTTCGGCAACACCTTCGCCGTCACCTGGAAGATCGATGCCCTCAACATCGTGAAGCTCTATGACCTGAAGGGTCGCTTCCTCAAGGAGATCAAGGCCGGCGGCCTGGGCAACCTCAGCGGTTTCAACGGCCGCCGCCAGGATACCGAGACCTTCTACACCTTCACTTCGTACAACCAGCCGCCCACCCTCTACCGCTACGACCTGAAGACGGGGACGAGCACCGTGTTCCGCCAGCCCAAGGTGGACATCAAGCCCACGGACTTCGAGGTCAAGGAGGTCTTCTACCCCAGCAAGGACGGGACGAAGGTGCCGATGTTCCTGGCCCACAAGAAGGGGCTGAAGCCGGATGGCACCAACCCCACGCTGCTCTACGCCTACGGCGGCTTCAACATCGCCCAGTCCCCCAACTACTCGCCCGTGGCCCAAGTCTGGATGGAGATGGGCGGCGTCTATGCCGTGGCCTGCCTGCGGGGCGGCAGCGAATACGGGAAGACCTGGTGGGAAGCGGGCCGGCGGGAGACGAAACAGAATGTCTTCGACGACTTCATCGCCGCGGGCGAGTGGCTCATCAAGGAGAAATACACCAGCACGCCCAAGCTCGCCATCCACGGCGGCTCCAATGGCGGCCTGCTGGTGGGCGCCTGCATGACCCAGCGCCCGGACCTCTTCGGCGCCTGCCTGCCCGCTGTGGGCGTCATGGACATGCTGCGGTACCACACCTTCACCATCGGGTGGATGTGGAAGAGCGACTACATGTCCAGCGACACCCCCGAGGGCTTCGCCAACCTCATCAAATATTCCCCGCTGCACAACTTGAAGCCCGGCGTGAAATACCCACCCACCCTGGTGACCACCGGCGACCATGACGACCGCGTGGTGCCTGCCCACAGCCACAAGTTCATCGCCACCCTGCAGGCCGATCAGGCTGGCCCGGCCCCTGTGCTCACCCGCATCGAGACGAACGCGGGCCACGGCGCCGGCAAGCCCACCGCCAAGCAGATCGCTGAACGCGCCGACCAGTGGGCCTTCCTCGTCAAGAACCTGGGCATGAAGCTGCCCGCCGGCTTCGGCCAGTAG